GACAATAAAATTACCTTCGGGAAAAGCAATGGCAACAGTTAATGGGCAAGGAACATTGATCTCTTATGGCAAAAGCGCCCCGGGAACTATGACCGACCTTACCAAGACCCTTAAAAAATCTGAAAAGAAAGAAATTGCGATACTGTTGCCATTCAACATGGCAAAAATAGAAAGCGATACGCTGCGCAGGCAGATGCTCCGTTCTGACAGGTTCCTGAACATGACGCTTGATTTTTATGCCGGTGCGCTTATGGCGATCGATTCGGCTAAAGTGCTGGGCCTTCCGTTAAAAGTAAGGATACTGGACTCTAAAGAGAGCAAGAATAGCTCGGATGTGAATGGCCTTGCATCAAGCCTTGGCAGTGCAGATGCTGTAATAGGGCCGTTTTTCCAGGGGAATGTAGAGAATGCGGCGGCATTGCTTGCCTCTAAAAAAATCCCGGTTATTTCGCCATTATCCAAAGATAAAGGCAAGCCGTACAGCAACCTCTTCAATTCTATTCCATCTAATGAAACGATAAGGATGGCTATGATGAATTATATTAAATCGAAGGATGCCAATGTTATCGCGGTGGTCGATCCTAAAAAGGGCAATGCACGCGATTTTATAAAAACCAATTACCCTTCGGCCCGGTTTATCGATGGCACGCCAACCGATGCGATACTGCGCACGCATCTTGTGAAGGATAAAATGAATTATGTTTTGCTCGAAACAGAAAACATTACGATGGTACTTACGACGACGAAACTGCTCGCGGCCCTTCTTAACGATTATAAGATTCAGCTGATAGTGCCTGAACTTACCGATGCGCTCGAGAACGACGAAATGCCAATGGACAGGCTGGCCAAACTGAAAACGCTGTATCCATCGGTTACAAAGGATAACAATTCACCCGAAGCAGCGATTTTTGCAAAAGTATTCAAGGAGAAAAACGGTATTATGCCGAGCCAGTTCGCAACACGCGGTTTTGACGTAACATTTGATACTATCCTGAGGCTGTTCCAGGAGGAAGGCTTTGCAGAAGGCGCAGGGACTATGAGGTCGGAACAGGTAGAAAATCAATTTAGCTATGCTTCCGAAAATGGTGGCAATTATAATAAAGGCGTTTACATCATGCAGTATGATGAAGGCCTGACCATAAAACAAGCAGAATAACCATGACATCAAAGATCACATATTTAGGGGAGTTACGGACATCTTCAATACACTTACAATCAGGTACGGAAATATTATCCGATGCTCCTACAGATAACCGCGGCAGGGGTGAAGCATTTTCGCCTACGGACACGGTTGCCAATGCTTTAGGAAGCTGCATGATCTCGATCATGGGCATCAAAGCCATGGATATGGGCCTGGATATGACAGGCTCTACTGTTGAGGTGACCAAAGTAATGCAGGCCGAGCCCCGAAAAATAGCAAAGATCGGCATCGTTATCAATATGACCCTTGAAGCTGACGAGAAAACCAAAACCATTATGGAACGCGTGGCTATGACCTGCCCGGTTTCGTTAAGCCTTAATCCCGATATTGAGCAGGACGTGGTTTTTAATTGGCCGTCATAACTTGGAACATCCCGACCAGCAAAAAGAATTCCTCATTAAGCTCGCGCATGCCAAAATGCCCTTTGGCAAATATGAAGGCCGCTACCTTATCGACCTTCCGGAATATTATGTCGTGTGGTACCATAATAAAGGCTTCCCAAAAGGACTGTTGGGCGAACAGCTTCATTTAGTTTACGAACTCAAGCTCAATGGGCTGGAAAATATCGTTCGGAATATAAAAGCACAATATCCCCGGTAATTTATCTTTTTTTTTAATGGATCAATGTGCCAATTCGGCGAACCAAAAACGTCCTGTTATTAATTGGTACATCGGATAATTGATACATTGATCAATTAATACACGGATGAATTAATTTTTCGTACTTTTGCCACGTTTTTTTAGGTCATCACAACAACAACTACAACACAACAACAACTTACAATGAAGCAGACAAAGTATATTTTTGTTACAGGAGGCGTGAGCTCTTCCCTCGGGAAGGGTATAATTGCCGCGTCCTTGGCAAAACTATTGCAGGCGAGGGGCTACAGGACAACGATCCAGAAATTCGATCCGTATATCAACGTAGACCCGGGAACACTGAATCCCTACGAACATGGCGAATGCTATGTGACCGATGACGGCGCTGAAACCGACCTTGACCTTGGCCACTATGAGCGTTTCCTGAATGTTCCTACATCGCAGGCAAATAACGTAACAACGGGAAGGGTGTACCTTTCGGTTATAGAGAAAGAGCGCCGCGGCGAATTCCTTGGGAAAACGGTACAGGTAGTTCCGCACATTACCAACGAGATCAAGGAGCGCATGCAGCAGCTGGGCAACACCGGCGAATATGACATCGTGATCACCGAGATAGGTGGTACCGTGGGTGATATCGAATCACTTCCTTATATCGAGTCGGTTAGGCAGCTGGTATGGGATCTTGGCGAAAGCAATGCCATTGTGATCCACCTTACACTGGTGCCTTACCTGGCCGCAGCCGGAGAACTGAAGACAAAGCCTACACAGCACTCGGTAAAAACACTGATGGAGAGCGGTATCAAAGCCGATATACTGGTGTGCCGTACCGAGCACGAATTGTCATCTGACCTTAAACAGAAGCTGGCTTTATTTTGCAACGTGAAAAGGGAAGCAGTAATACAGTCTATCGATGCTTCTACAATATATGATGTGCCTAACCTGATGCTGGAAGAAGGCCTTGACAAGGTAGCGCTGAAAAAACTTGACCTTTCGGAAAAAAATACGCCCGACCTGCAACAATGGAACGAGTTCCTTTTCAGGCTTAAGAACCCAAGGCATACTGTAAACATTGGGCTTGTAGGTAAATATGTAGAGCTTCAGGATTCGTATAAATCGATATTAGAGGCCTTTATACATGCGGGTTCTGCTAATGAGACCAAGGTGAATGTGATAAGCATCCACTCTGAATATATTGACAAGGACAATGCTGAAGAAAAGCTTTCGGGCCTCGACGGTATCCTTGTAGCTCCGGGCTTTGGGGGCAGGGGTATAGAAGGCAAGATTGAAACCGTACGTTATGCCAGGGAAAACAACATTCCGTTCTTCGGGATATGCCTGGGAATGCAGATGGCAGTTATAGAATATTCCAGGAATGTACTGGGATTGAGCGATGCAAATTCAACAGAAATGAACGAGCACACGCCACACCCGGTGATCAACATCATGGAAGAGCAGAAAACTATTACCGACAAAGGCGGAACCATGCGCCTTGGCTCATGGAAATGTGATATTAAAGAGGGTACGCTTGCGCATAAGATATATGGCAAATCGCAAATAGGCGAGCGCCACCGCCACCGTTATGAGTTCAACAGTGCCTATGTTGCCGATCTTGAAAAAGCAGGCCTCAGGGCATCGGGGATCAACCCTGATACCGGCCTTGTTGAAATAATTGAAATTGAAGGCCATCCGTTCTTTATCGGGGTGCAGTATCATCCTGAATATAAGAGTACGGTGGCCAACCCGCACCCGCTGTTCGTAAGTTTTGTAAAGGCGGCAGTGCTAAAGAAAAATGGATAGTACAAGTGCTTTTGCACTATAGTTCCGGGCAGCCCGGATAGTTAAGTGAATTAATTTAAACTCAATGGAAGAAAAGAAGTTAGATTTAAAAACGATTGTTGGTTTTGGCCTAATAGCATTGCTGCTAATATGGATGATCTATAACCAGTCATCGAACCGCGAAGCGGAACTGAAAGAAAAAGCGAAAAAGGAGCAGATAGACAAAGCGAAGGAAAAGCAAATCCCCGAGCAAAAGACAGCTGCCCTGCCGCAGGATTCCATAGCAAATGATTCCTTAAAGATCGCCGGGCTTAAAAGCTCACTTGGTGCCTTTGCCTACAGCGCTACATTGCCATCAGCTAAAGACAACACTACTAAAATCGAGAATGGGCTTCTTACGCTCCACATTTCCAATAAAGGGGGCTACATCAGCGAGGCTAACCTGAACAATTTCGAGCAGTTTGAAAAAGGCTCTAACAAAAGGGTAGAGCTTATCAAAGAGAATAATGCCCATTTGAACCTCCAGTTCAAAACCAAAGATAACCGCATACTCAATACAAGGGATATGTATTTTGAGCCGGTTCTTAGCAAAGAAGGCAAGAACCAGGTGCTTACCATGAGGCTTAAGGCCGGCGAGAACCAGTTCCTGGAATACCGCTATGTGCTGAAGCCTAACGATTTCATGATGGACTTTTCGATCCGTACACAGGGCCTTTCGCAGGTGCTGGATACGTCTAAGCCAATGGACCTGGAATGGCAGCTGAAGGCCTTCAGGAACGAAAAGAGCGTATCATACGAAAGCCGTTATACCGACCTCGTTTATGAATATGAAGATGGCAAGGACGACAAGTTGGGCCAGGGCAAGAACGATACCGAGAAAGTGGAGAATGTTACCTATGTAGCTTTCAAGCAGCACTTTTTCACTTCGATACTTTTAACGGATACCCCGTTCAAAACAGCCGACCTTACATCAGAAAACCTTGTTCATGATGATAAGACAGATACCATCTTTACCAAAAGGTTTACAGCTAAAATGCCATTGGAATTCAAAGGCGGGGAGTTGAGCTATAATATGAACTGGTACTACGGCCCGGCCGATTACAAAATACTGAATGACTACGACAGGAACCTTGATGAGGTGATGCCGCTGGGCTGGGGTATATTCGGCTGGATCAACCGATATATCTTTATTCCGGTATTTACATTCCTGAGCAGCTTCCTCCCGTACGGTATTGGCATCATTATCTTTACGATACTCGTAAGGCTGGTAATGTCGCCGGTAACGTATAAGTCGTATAAGTCGCAGGCCAAGATGAAAGTGCTTCGCCCTGAAATACAGGAACTGAACGAAAAGTACAAGAAAGACCCGATGAAAAAGCAGCAGGAAACCATGAAGCTTTACAACAGCGCAGGGGTAAACCCGATGGCGGGATGCCTTCCGGCATTGATGCAGATTCCGGTGTTTTATGCTTTGTTCCAGTTTTTCCCATCGTTCTTCGACCTGAGGCAGCAGAGTTTCCTTTGGGCAACCGACCTTTCGTCGTATGACTCTATTGCTCACCTGCCTTTCTACATACCGTTCTATGGTAACCACGTGAGCCTTTTCCCGATACTGGCTTCTATAGCGATATTCTTCTACATGAAAATGACCACGGGCGACCAAAGCATGGCCGCGCCGCCGCAGGAAGGCATGCCGGATATGAGCAAGATTATGAAGATCATGATATACATATCGCCGATAATGATGCTTATCTTCTTTAACAACTATGCATCAGGCTTAAGCTTGTATTACTTTGTGTCCAACCTTATTACGATTGGTATTATGCTTGTGATAAAGAATTATATTGTAACCGAAGACAAGATGCATGCGCTGATACAGGCCAACAAAGCCAAGCCGAAAACGCAGGGACGTTTCCAGAAGAAAATGCAGGAAATGATGGAGCAGGCCCAGGAGCAGCAAAAAGCAAGGGGCAAAAAATAAGAATTGAACATCCGCTCCGGCGGATGTTTTTTTATTATATCGTTTTTGGCTTACTTTTGGATATACTAAAAAAAGCCTTTAGGGGTTATATCATAAATCGACTTAACTAATTATGAAAAACAGATTCTTTGTCTTTATCGTATTGTTATTTACAGCGTTCGGGTCTTTTGCCCAGGAAAACCAGATGGATGCCGCCGGCAAGCGCCATGGGGTTTGGAAAGGCATTTATGAAGACACCAAAAAACCGCGCTACGAAGGGACTTTCGATCACGGTAAAGAAACCGGTACCTTTAAGTTTTTTGAAAATAACGAAGCCTCAACGCTTAAGGCAACACGTGTATTCGCTGCCGACGGTTCCTGCTACACCACTTTCTTTGATGAAAAAGGCAACAAGCTAAGTGAAGGCCGGGAAGTGAACAAGCTTAACGAGGGCGAATGGAAATTTTACCATCCTGCTTCCAAAGCGCTGATGTCAACAGAACGCTATGCAAAAGGCAAGCTTACAGGGATACGCAAAGTGTTTTTCCCGAATGGCAAGATCAACGAGGAAACCACTTTTGTAAACGGCATCAAAGACGGCATCTATAAAAATATACCGAAACAGGCATACTCCTGGAAGATTCCAAATATAAAAATGGCGAGTACAACGGCCCGGCAACCTACAGGAACGGACAGGGAGAAATCGTAGCCACAGGCCAGTTTACTAACGGTAAGAAAACAGGTATCTGGAAATTCTACGAAAAGAATAAAGTGGTAAAGGAAGAGAACATGAGTGTTAAGCGCACCGCAAATAAAGGTAAAAAAGCGAATTAATTGTTTTTGGGCGTGCCCCTTTGGGTCGGGCTCTCCGCTTTATCCCTCCGCTGCGCTACGGGGATATCGCTGCGATCCCTCACGCTCGTTTCAAATCGTATTATCGTACAAAAACCCAAAGATTTCAAAAACACAGGTACTCGGAAGATGAAAATGCCATTACAATTAGAACGTAGACAATTTTTATTTTTTACCACAAAGTGCACAAAGTTTTTACACAAGGCGCACAACGATGACCGCCAATGGCGGGAGGTCACAGGGCTTTGTGTCCCTTCAGCATAAACAATTTATAGTTTCTGCCTTGTGTCCTTTGTGTAAAAACTTTGTGCACTTTGTGGTAAAAGTCTTTAAAATAAGCCTTTTAGACAGCTGTGTCTCAAAATCTTTCGGGTTCCTGATTTAAAATCCGCGTAAATCTAAAAAAATCCGCGTCATCCGCGTTCCAATAAAAATTCCGTATTTTTGCATCAAATTTAGAAGAAAGGATTTAAAATGAAACGTGTTGTAGTAGGGCTTTCAGGTGGGGTAGATTCGAGTGTGGCAGCATATCTGTTACAGGAGCAGGGTTATGAAGTGATAGGCCTGTTCATGAAAAACTGGCACGACGATTCGGTAACCATATCCAACGAATGCCCGTGGCTGGAAGACAGCAACGACGCACTGCTTGTCGCCGAAAAACTGGGCATCCCTTTCCAGACAGTCGACCTGAGCGAGCAATACAAAGAGCGTATCGTAGACTATATGTTCAACGAATACGAAAAAGGCAGGACACCCAACCCGGATGTGCTTTGCAACCGCGAGATAAAATTTGATGTCTTTATGAAGATAGCCCTAAGCCTTGGCGCCGATTATGTGGCTACAGGGCATTATTGCCGCAAAGGGACTATAGAAAAAGACGGAAAAGAAATACACCAACTGCTTGCCGGTGCCGACGGAAATAAAGACCAATCCTACTTTTTGTGCCAGCTTTCGCAGGAGCAATTAAGCAAAGCCTTGTTCCCGATAGGGGAGCTTACCAAACCGCAGGTTCGCGAAATAGCAGCCAAAATGGACTTGGTGACCGCCGAAAAGAAAGACTCACAAGGGCTTTGCTTTATCGGTAAAGTGCGCCTGCCAGAATTTTTGCAGCAGCAATTACAGCCGAAAGAAGGCGTTATCTATGAAGTGGGGGCCGATATCGATACCTATAGCCATGATAAGCCGCAATTCGGTTCGGTAAAAGAGCAGCTGGCTTACGAAGCAAAGAACATCGACTACAGCCCCGAAATGGGCAAAATGGTAGGCAGGCACCAGGGCGCGCATTATTACACCATAGGGCAGCGCAAAGGGTTAAACGTAGGCGGTACCAAAGAACCGCTCTTCATCATTGCGACCGATGTAGCCACCAATACAATATACACAGGGCAGGGGCACAACCACCCGGGGCTGTTCCGTAAGGCGCTGTTCATACAGGAAAGTGAGATCCATTGGGTGCGCGAAGACCTTGAACTGAAAGACGGGGAAACCATGGACGTGATGGTACGCATCCGTTACCGCCAGCCGTTACAGAAAGCCACATTGCACAAATTCGATAACGGGATGTACATCTCTTTCGCAGCGCCGCAATCCGCCATTACCGAAGGGCAGTTTGCCGCATGGTATATAGGTGAAGAGCTTGTGGGAAGCGGGGTAATATCCTGATCATGATAACAGCTGAAAAAATACAAGTGTATGATACTTTTAACGGCCTTTGGGATGGGTTGGCACTAACTGGTATTACCCATCAGAAAAGCCTTTTTGAAACCAACGATGATTGGTATCATTTAACTAATTTCTATCAGGATATAACATTAGTGAATAATAAGCTTGCTTCAGCAGGATATGCCACGGATA
Above is a genomic segment from Flavobacterium album containing:
- a CDS encoding LysM peptidoglycan-binding domain-containing protein codes for the protein MKYLAVLVFSLALLSTSAYAQDYKKHTVAKGETVAGIAKQYKVTPYDIYKINPDAKDGIKENATLLIPATGKEAVAPKEKPTKVANTIHEVEAKETLYSLAKKYNVSVEDIQKANSDALKDGLKVGQQLIIPIKGSGVAAQVKAAEKADAKKGTEAYIYHVVEAGETKYSIAKKHGITVQLIEDLNPAVKDTLPLGYNLKLVDNNAVKQADAPETAKIGNDYVVQPKETLYSISKRTGLSEEELIALNPELKNGLKEGMTIKLPSGKAMATVNGQGTLISYGKSAPGTMTDLTKTLKKSEKKEIAILLPFNMAKIESDTLRRQMLRSDRFLNMTLDFYAGALMAIDSAKVLGLPLKVRILDSKESKNSSDVNGLASSLGSADAVIGPFFQGNVENAAALLASKKIPVISPLSKDKGKPYSNLFNSIPSNETIRMAMMNYIKSKDANVIAVVDPKKGNARDFIKTNYPSARFIDGTPTDAILRTHLVKDKMNYVLLETENITMVLTTTKLLAALLNDYKIQLIVPELTDALENDEMPMDRLAKLKTLYPSVTKDNNSPEAAIFAKVFKEKNGIMPSQFATRGFDVTFDTILRLFQEEGFAEGAGTMRSEQVENQFSYASENGGNYNKGVYIMQYDEGLTIKQAE
- a CDS encoding OsmC family protein: MTSKITYLGELRTSSIHLQSGTEILSDAPTDNRGRGEAFSPTDTVANALGSCMISIMGIKAMDMGLDMTGSTVEVTKVMQAEPRKIAKIGIVINMTLEADEKTKTIMERVAMTCPVSLSLNPDIEQDVVFNWPS
- a CDS encoding DUF3820 family protein, encoding MPFGKYEGRYLIDLPEYYVVWYHNKGFPKGLLGEQLHLVYELKLNGLENIVRNIKAQYPR
- a CDS encoding CTP synthase, coding for MKQTKYIFVTGGVSSSLGKGIIAASLAKLLQARGYRTTIQKFDPYINVDPGTLNPYEHGECYVTDDGAETDLDLGHYERFLNVPTSQANNVTTGRVYLSVIEKERRGEFLGKTVQVVPHITNEIKERMQQLGNTGEYDIVITEIGGTVGDIESLPYIESVRQLVWDLGESNAIVIHLTLVPYLAAAGELKTKPTQHSVKTLMESGIKADILVCRTEHELSSDLKQKLALFCNVKREAVIQSIDASTIYDVPNLMLEEGLDKVALKKLDLSEKNTPDLQQWNEFLFRLKNPRHTVNIGLVGKYVELQDSYKSILEAFIHAGSANETKVNVISIHSEYIDKDNAEEKLSGLDGILVAPGFGGRGIEGKIETVRYARENNIPFFGICLGMQMAVIEYSRNVLGLSDANSTEMNEHTPHPVINIMEEQKTITDKGGTMRLGSWKCDIKEGTLAHKIYGKSQIGERHRHRYEFNSAYVADLEKAGLRASGINPDTGLVEIIEIEGHPFFIGVQYHPEYKSTVANPHPLFVSFVKAAVLKKNG
- the yidC gene encoding membrane protein insertase YidC, with amino-acid sequence MEEKKLDLKTIVGFGLIALLLIWMIYNQSSNREAELKEKAKKEQIDKAKEKQIPEQKTAALPQDSIANDSLKIAGLKSSLGAFAYSATLPSAKDNTTKIENGLLTLHISNKGGYISEANLNNFEQFEKGSNKRVELIKENNAHLNLQFKTKDNRILNTRDMYFEPVLSKEGKNQVLTMRLKAGENQFLEYRYVLKPNDFMMDFSIRTQGLSQVLDTSKPMDLEWQLKAFRNEKSVSYESRYTDLVYEYEDGKDDKLGQGKNDTEKVENVTYVAFKQHFFTSILLTDTPFKTADLTSENLVHDDKTDTIFTKRFTAKMPLEFKGGELSYNMNWYYGPADYKILNDYDRNLDEVMPLGWGIFGWINRYIFIPVFTFLSSFLPYGIGIIIFTILVRLVMSPVTYKSYKSQAKMKVLRPEIQELNEKYKKDPMKKQQETMKLYNSAGVNPMAGCLPALMQIPVFYALFQFFPSFFDLRQQSFLWATDLSSYDSIAHLPFYIPFYGNHVSLFPILASIAIFFYMKMTTGDQSMAAPPQEGMPDMSKIMKIMIYISPIMMLIFFNNYASGLSLYYFVSNLITIGIMLVIKNYIVTEDKMHALIQANKAKPKTQGRFQKKMQEMMEQAQEQQKARGKK
- a CDS encoding toxin-antitoxin system YwqK family antitoxin, coding for MKNRFFVFIVLLFTAFGSFAQENQMDAAGKRHGVWKGIYEDTKKPRYEGTFDHGKETGTFKFFENNEASTLKATRVFAADGSCYTTFFDEKGNKLSEGREVNKLNEGEWKFYHPASKALMSTERYAKGKLTGIRKVFFPNGKINEETTFVNGIKDGIYKNIPKQAYSWKIPNIKMASTTARQPTGTDREKS
- the mnmA gene encoding tRNA 2-thiouridine(34) synthase MnmA, which codes for MKRVVVGLSGGVDSSVAAYLLQEQGYEVIGLFMKNWHDDSVTISNECPWLEDSNDALLVAEKLGIPFQTVDLSEQYKERIVDYMFNEYEKGRTPNPDVLCNREIKFDVFMKIALSLGADYVATGHYCRKGTIEKDGKEIHQLLAGADGNKDQSYFLCQLSQEQLSKALFPIGELTKPQVREIAAKMDLVTAEKKDSQGLCFIGKVRLPEFLQQQLQPKEGVIYEVGADIDTYSHDKPQFGSVKEQLAYEAKNIDYSPEMGKMVGRHQGAHYYTIGQRKGLNVGGTKEPLFIIATDVATNTIYTGQGHNHPGLFRKALFIQESEIHWVREDLELKDGETMDVMVRIRYRQPLQKATLHKFDNGMYISFAAPQSAITEGQFAAWYIGEELVGSGVIS